Part of the Burkholderiales bacterium genome, TCAGGACGATGTCGACGCAAGCGACGCCGCAACTGCATCAGGCGGCGCCGGCGATGGCGCATCGGAGCCCGAACCGCTGCGCCGCTACTTGCGCTGCAACGATGCGGCGGTCACGCCGGCGCTGAACGAATGGCTGCATGACGTTTACGTTGTTCCGGATACCTCGAGCGCGCTTCCATTGCGCGCCGAACTGCCGCCTGGCGCTAGTCTGGTCACTCGCGAAGGCGCGATTTTCGATCGCCACAGCGTCAGTTTTCACGCGCCCGATTCCGAATTGCACGGCGTTCTGTCACGCAAGTCCGAGATCGAGCAGCTTAGCGTCCGCGTGCAGGATGAAACGGTTGCGTTTGAGCGCGCGAAGCGCGCGGTTGCCGAAGCCGAGCGCGAGGTTGACCAGCAGCGCGATGCGATTAGCGCGGGACAGGCGAGCATCGATGGTCTACAGCGCTCAACCCACGATATGCAGCTCGCCATCCTCAAACTGTCGGAACTTTCCGGCAGCGCCGCGCGCCGTACCGCCCAAATCGCGCAAGAGTTGGAAGAGACAGCAGTGCAAAGCGCGCTTGAGGCGGAACAGTACGAAGCGGCGCAACATCAACTTTTCACCCACCAGCATCAGCTGGAAGCTCTTTCCGGGCAGTTGCCCATTGCCAGACAGCGTTTTGACGAAACCGAGCAAGCGCTGGCTGGACAACGCGAACGGACCCATCGAGCCCAGCGCGAAGCGCAGGAGCAGGCTTTTAACCTCAAGACTTGCTCTAACAAAATCACTGAACTGGAAGAATCCATTCAGGCAGTGACGGTCAATATCGAACGGATTTCGGCGAACCTTGTGCTGCTATCGGATGAGCGCCACGACGTCGACGAAGCCGGTTTGCTAGACGCGCTGCAACAAGCGCTTGCGGCGCGCAGCGAAAAGGAACATGCGCTTAGTCTTGCCCGTGCGGCGCTGCAGGAAGCCGAGCAGCAGCTCGATCACACTTCGCAAGAGCGGCTCGCGTGCGAACAAAAGCTGCCGCCGTTGCGCGACCGCATTCAGGATTGGCGCCTCAAGGAGCAGGAAGCGCGGCTGACCGCCGAGCAGTTCGCGTGCGAACTCGCTGATGCGGGCGCGGACGAAATCGAACTGGCTGCCATGCAGGAAAAAGGTGTGAAATCCGGCGCGCTGCAAACCCGGCTTGCAGAGCTCGGCATAGCGATTAGCGCGCTGGGCGCGGTTAACCTCGCGGCCTTCGACGAACTGAAAAACGCCGGTGAGCGCAAGACTTACCTCGATTCGCAGGCGCAGGATCTCGAACAGGCGATGGCCACGCTGGAAAACGCGATCCGCCGCATCGACCGCGAAACGCGCGAGCGCTTGCAGGAAACCTTCGATCAGGTGAATCGACAGTTCGGCGAGATGTTTCCGGCTTTGTTCGGCGGGGGTCACGCGCAACTGATTCTGAATGGCGAAGAAATTCTCGATAGCGGCTTGCAAGTCGTCGCGAAACCGCCGGGCAAGAAGAATGCCTCTATCCATCTGTTGTCGGGCGGCGAAAAGGCGCTGACTGCGTTATCCCTGGTGTTTTCCCTGTTTCAGTTGAATCCGGCGCCGTTCTGCCTGCTCGACGAGGTCGATGCGCCGCTCGACGACACCAATACCGAACGCTTCTGCGAGCTGGTCAGGAAAATGGCGCAACAAACGCATTTCCTGTTCGTCAGCCACAACAAAATCACCATGCAGATGGCGCATCAACTGATAGGCGTGACCATGCAGGAGCTGGGTGTATCGCGCATCGTATCGGTCGACGTCGAAGAGGCAATGAAAATGCAGGAACAGGCCATTGCATGACTGGCCTGCCAGCCGCCAACCACGACCGACATCGACAGGACGGAGACCGTCATGAGTGATCTGCAGATTGGACTGGTCCTGATCGGCCTGCTCGCGGTTGCAGCGGTCTTCGCATTCAACCGGATTCAGGAAAAAAAATACCGGCAACGCGCCGAACGCGCCTTCAACCAGCAACATGCCGACGTGCTGCTGGAGCCGCAGGATGGCGCCGCAGCGGGCGGCGACGATTCGGGCTATCCAGTGCGCCGAGTTGCCCGCGCAGGCCGCGGGGAGCGCATCGAGCCGCAATTCAGGGTTATTGCCGACGTCGCTGCAACGCCGGACGAAGAAAATCCGCCGGCGCCGGATGACGAGAGCACGCGTGGCACCGAACCGGAGCGGGCCGGCGATGACAAGGCCGCGCCCGAAGTGCGTGCAATGCCGGTTGCTTCAGCGCGCGAGGCCGCACCAGCGCGCGTTGCCACCGGTTTGGCGACAGCCACGCCGCCGTTGCGCGCCGCAGAAAAACTTGTGTCGCCGGAATCGACCATCGACTATGTCGCCGAGGTCGAGGCGCTCCAGCCGATTGCCGCGGCCAAGGTTGCCGAACTCAGTCGCAAGCTAGCCGAAGCCGGAAAACCCGTTCACTGCTCGGTTTTCAACCCGCGCTCGGCGGCTTGGGAAATTGGCCTGTTCGATACCGCCGGTAGCGGCGTGGGCAATGGTGCTGCGCGCTATACGAAATTCCGCTGTGCGATTCAGCTTGCGGATCGCCAGGGCGCGGTTTCGGAAGCGCAATTACGTATGTTCCGCGCCGCGGTGACGGATTTCGCTTCGCAGAATCGCGCGAGTTTCGAATGTCCGCCGGTGCAGCCGGCGCTGAGCGCGGCGCGCCGGCTCGATCGGTTTTGCGTCGAGGCCGATATCGCGATAGGCATCAACGTGCTCGCCGAGCAGAAGCCTTTTTCGGGGACAAAGATACGCGCGCTTGCGGAAGCCGCCGGCATGAAGCTTGAGCAGGATGGCGCTTTTCATATGCCGAGCGAGCACGGCGCAACGCTTTTCACATTGACGAACCGCGATTCTGCGCCGTTTTTTCCCGAACAGATCAGGAACATGACAACGCAGGGGTTGACCTTGCTGCTCGATGTGCCGCGCGTCGCTGCCGGCAACCGGGTATTCAATCAGATGATCCAACTCGGCCGCAGCCTGGCCGCGACGCTCGAAGGCAAACTGGTCGACGATAATCGCCGCGCATTGAACGAATCGGAATTCGAAGCGATACGACACCAGATAACGACAGTGCTCGCGGCCATGGATGCGCAAAAAATCAGCGCCGGCAGCCCGGAAGCGCTGCGGCTTTTTTCGTGACCGCCGCGGCGGTATTTCGTTCGCGGTCGCCACTTTCAAAAAGCGATGCCTGCTGATGCCGAGGCTCGAATCAGCGCCTTGCGGCAGGCGATAGCCGAGCACAATCGCCGCTATTATCTGGAAGACGCGCCGTCGATCAGCGACGCCGAATTCGACGCGCTGTTCGCCGAGTTGCAGCGTCTCGAGGAACAACATCCCGAACTGCGAACCGCCGATTCGCCGACGCAGCGCATCGGTGCGCCTCCCACCCAGGCCTTCGCGCCGATCGCGCATCGCGTCCCCATGCTGTCGCTGAACAATGCGTTCGATGAGGATGCGGTGCGCGCCTTCGACCGGCGCGCCCGCGAGAAACTCAATGTCGATCGGATCGTTTATTTCTGCGAGCCCAAGTTCGATGGACTCGCGATCAATCTGGTTTATGAAAATGGCTGGTTCAAGCGCGGCGCGACGCGTGGCGACGGTTATCGCGGCGAAGACGTCAGCGCCAATCTGCGAACCATACGCACCCTGCCTCTGAAGCTTGCGGCGGCTGCGGATTTGCCCCCGAAATTGCTTGAAGTTCGCGGTGAAGTGCTGATGTTGAAAAAGGATTTTGCCGCGCTGAATCGACGCCAGCACGAGCATGAAGGCAGGGCTTTCGTGAACGCGCGAAACGCAGCGGCCGGTGCTCTCCGGCAGCTCGATCCGAAGCTGACCGCGGCGCGGCCGTTGACGTTTTTCGCTTACGGTGTCGGCGCTGCCGAGGGCATCGCTATGCCCTCGACCCAATGCGCGCTGCTCGATCTGCTCGACAGTATGCGGTTTCCGGTGGCGGTGCAGCGCGAACGCGTGGCGGGGGTTGACGGCTTGTTGTCGTATCACGTGAAAATTGCGGCGCAACGTGCTGAATTGCCATTCGATATCGACGGTGTCGTGTACAAGGTAGATGATTTGGCTCAGCAGCAAGCGCTGGGCCATGTAGCGCGTGCGCCACGCTTTGCACTGGCGCATAAATATCCGGCCGAACAGGCGATGACGATGGTTCTGGATATCGTGGTCCAGGTCGGACGGACCGGAACGCTGACGCCAGTGGCAAAGCTCTGCCCGGTATTCGTCGGCGGCGTCACCGTGACCAACGCAACGCTGCACAACGAAGACGAAATTCGGCGCAAGGACGTGCGCCCCGGCGATACCGTCATCGTGCGGCGCGCCGGCGATGTGATCCCGGAAGTCGTCAGCGTCGATATGACGAAACGTCAGGACGGGCCAGAGTTCGTGATGCCCGCTTTGTGCCCGGTGTGCGGTTCCAAGGTGGAGCGGATTGCCGGCGAAGCAGCGAGCCGTTGTACGGGCGGGCTCGTCTGCCCGGCGCAGCGCAAACGGGCCATCCTGCATTTCGCTTCACGGCGGGCGATGGACATCGAAGGGCTAGGCGATAAACTGGTCGATCAACTCGTCGCGACCGGCGCGGTGAAAACACCGGCCGATCTCTACGTGCTCGACAGGGAAACCCTGATCGCGCTTGAGCGCATGGCCGAGAAGTCGGCGCAGAATCTGATCGATGCCATCGAAAAAAGCAAGACGCCGTCTTTGCCGCGTTTTTTTCATGCGCTCGGGATTTTCGGCGTCGGCGAGGAAGTGGCGAGAATACTTGCGCAGCGTTTCGGCAACGTCGACGCCTTCCTTTCGGCCGACTGGACAGCGTTGATCGAAGAGAAGAAGTCGATACAGAAAGAAAACACGAAGCGCGCGAAAAGCGGGGCGGAGAAGCTGCCGGTTCCGCTGCCCGGAGTCGGCAAGGAAATTATCGAAAGCATCGCTGCATTTCTCTCGCAGGCAGCCAATCGCGACGTCATCAGCAGTCTTCGCAAGCGCGGCGTGCATGCGGATGTACTGCCGCTCGCTAGCATTCCACAGTCCGATCAAGCTCTGGCCGGAACAACGTTCGTGCTGACCGGGGCGCTGCCGACATTGACGCGCGAGGACGCCAAAGCCAGAATCATCGCGGCCGGCGGCAAAGTTGCAGGCCACGTGTCGCGCAAGACGAATTTTGTCGTCGCAGGCTCAGAGGCGGGGAGCAAACTCGATCTGGCGCGCGAACTTCAAGTTCCCATACTCGACGAAGCAGGTCTCTTGAAAATGATCCAAGGCGAGCAAAAAGCATGAACAAAATCACGAAGGCAGTTTTCCCTGTTGCCGGGCTCGGCACCCGCTTTCTGCCGGCGACCAAGGCCAGCCCCAAGGAGATGCTTCCGGTCGTCGACAAGCCGCTGATCCAGTACGCAGTGGAAGAAGCAATCGCCGCCGGCATCACTGAACTGATGTTCGTCACGGGCCGCGGCAAGCGTTCGATCGAAGACCATTTCGACAAGGCCTACGAGCTGGAAGCCGAACTCCAGGCGGCCGGCAAGCTGAAACTGCTGCGCCAGGTGCGTCACTTGCTGCCGGTTGAGGTGAACTGTGTTTATGTGCGCCAGGCCGAGGCGCGCGGGCTGGGTCATGCCGTGCTGTGCGCGAAGCAACTCATCGGCGATCAGCCGTTCGCTGTGCTGCTGGCGGACGATCTGATCGACGGCGAGCCGCCAGTATTGCAGCAAATGGTCGAGCATTTTGCGGAAGCGCAATGCTCGATACTCGGCGTCCAGCACGTTGCGCGCAAGGAAACGACGCAATACGGCATGATCCAGACCGGTACCGCGAAGGGACGCTTGCACGAGGTCTCCGGCATCGTCGAAAAGCCGCGGCCCGAGAATGCGCCGTCGAGCCTCGGCGTGGTCGGCCGCTACGTGCTGACGCCGCGCATTTTTCATCATCTGGCTGCGACGGCAGCCGGCGCCGGCAAGGAAATCCAGTTGACCGACGCGATCGACGCGCTGCGGCGCGAAGAACGCGTGCTCGCCTACGAATTCGACGGCAAACGCTACGACTGCGGCAGCAAGCTCGGTTATCTGAAAGCGACCGTTGCGTACGCGCTCAGGCACGAGGAAGTCGGGCAAGACTTCCGTGATTATTTGCAATGGATTTCCAGCCAACCAATCGAACCCGCGGAGCGCCGGAGAACGGGGCGGACGTGAGCTCCGCGCCGGCATGCGCCGCTGATCCGCATGTGTTATCCGAATTCTCCGGCCATGCCGCTTAATGCTTAGCGCCGACGAGGCGAGGCGCCTGCTGGCTTCCGCCGATCAGATTTATTCCGCGGCGGAAGTAACGCAAGCGGTGGGCAGGCTGGCCAATGAAATCGCCGATAGACTGGCTAGCCACCTGCCGCTGGTTCTGAGCGTCATGGGCGGCAGCGTCGTGTTTACCGGACAGCTCCTGCCGCTACTCAACTTTCCGCTGGATTTCGACTACATCCACGTCTCGCGCTACGGCGATTCCACCGAGGGCGGCGCGATCCACTGGAAAGTCGGTCCGCGCGATATCGTCGCCGACCGCGTCGTGCTGGTGCTCGACGACATTCTCGATGAAGGGCAAACGCTGGCCGCGGTGCGCAGCCGCATCCTGCAAGCTGGCGCGCGGGAATTCTACAGCGCCGTATTCGCGGATAAGGACATCGGACGCAGCAAGCCGATTCAGGCGGATTTTGTCGGCCTGAGCGTGCCCGACCGCTTCGTGTTCGGCTTCGGCATGGACGTCAATGGCGCCTGGCGCAATCTGCCTGCGATCTATGCCTTGCCATCGAATCACAGGCCGTGATGCTCGCAATCATCGCCGGCTCCGGTCTCACCAAACTCGCCAATCTGGAATTGACCAGCCGGCAAGTCATCCGCACCCCCTATGGCGAACCGTCGGGTGCGCTGACGTTCGGCAAGATCGGCGGCCATGACGTGGTTTTCCTGGCGCGCCACGGCTATGGTCATACCATACCGCCGCATCTCGTCAATTACCGCGCCAATATCTGGGCTTTGCACGCGCAAAAAGTCTCGGGCGTGATTTCGCTGGCTTCGGTCGGCGGCATACGCGACGATCTGGAACCCGGAACCCTGCTGATCCCGGATCAGATCATCGATTACACCTGGGGCCGCAAATCGACTTTTTTCGACGGGACGGATAAAGCCGTCACCCACATCGATTTCACGCTGCCGTATTGCGGGAAACTGCGCAGCCGATGCCTGGCTGCCGCGCAAAAAGCCGGGCAGCCGGTGATAGACGGCGGCGTTTACGCGGCGACACAGGGGCCGCGGCTGGAAACGGCGGCCGAGATCGATCGTCTGGCCAGGGATGGCGCCGATATCGTCGGCATGACCGGCATGCCGGAAGCAGCGCTGGCGCGCGAGATCGGCCTGTCGTACGCGGCCATTGCCGTCGTCGCAAATTATGCCGCGGGCCGCAAGGCTTCCATGGAACGCGTCAAGCTCGACGCGATCTATGCTGTATTACAGGAATCGTTGAGCAAGGTAAAAAGCGTGCTCGACCGGATGGTCGCGGCCAGTGGCGATTAGGCCCATACTCAGGATGGGCGATCCGCGCTTGCTGGGAAAAGCGCGCCCGGTCGCCGCGTTCAACACCGCTGAACTCGATGCACTGGTCGCGGACATGCGCGACACCATGCTGAACGCTGACGGCGCCGGTCTCGCGGCACCCCAAATCGGCATTGGTTTGCAGGTCATGATCTTCGGTGTAGAGCACAATCCGCGTTATCCGGACGCTGAACCCGTGCCCTATACCGTGCTGATCAACCCGACAATAGAGCCAATCGGCGAAGAAACCGACGAGATGTGGGAGGGATGTCTCAGCATTCCCGACATGCGCGGGCTGGTCAGGCGGCACTCACGGTTGCATTATCGCGGTTACGACGCGCAGGGCACGCTGCTGGATCGCTGTGTCGAGGGCTTCCATGCGCGGGTGGTCCAGCACGAATACGATCACCTGCAGGGCATACTTTTTCCGATGCGGATCCCGGACTTGCGTTTCTTCGGTTTCACGGACGCGTTGTTCTCGGCGCAGCCCGCTGTCGATGAGCCTGCCGACAACGGGATTTAGTTTTGTTTTGTTGACTGCGTTATCCCGAAGTAGCAAGATTTCATTAAATGAAATGGCGCTGAATTGATATCGTGCTGGATACGCTGATTCAGGAACCGCTTGCGGCAGCTTTGCTGGTCGGGTTGTTGGCGCTGGCCGGAGCGGGCGCGTTGGTGATACGGCGCTGGCTTTCGGAACACGGCGCTCGCGCCGAAAGAAAATCCTTGCAGCAGATTTCCGAATTGCGCGAGCAGGTGCAAAGTCTGCAAGCCGATGTCAAGCATCTGAAGCGGAACCAGCACGCGACGACACCGTATGGTCAAGCCATCCTGATGGCGCAGCAGGGCCTCGATGCGCGGGAGGTGGCGGCCGTCTGCGGCTTGTCTCGCGGTGAAGCCGAATTGATCGTGGCGTTGTACAAGACGCACTACTCGTAAATGGCTAGTATCGGGCGAATGGCCGGTTTTCGCGCCGGCGGTTCGATTAAGTGCGCGCTTGGCTTGATCGTCCGTTTCTAAAATCTTCCGATCTCAAGCCCGCTCTCAAGCCTTGAGCTGATCCAGCAAAGCCTGTTTCAGGCGCAATAGCCGATCTGCATCCTGCAGATGGCTTCCGGTAATCAAAAAAATATCCTCAGCGCGCTGGCCTAGCGTGTTGATGCGCGCCGTATGCACGCTGACATCAAACTCGGCCAATGTGCGGGCTACCCGCGAGAGCAGCCCGGGGCGGTCGGCGGCAACCAGCGACAACACCTGATACTCGCGCTTTTCGTGCGGTTCGATCGATACTTGCGGAGCCATCGGGAAATGTTTGACTTGCCGGCTCAGGCGCGGATTGACGGGCGGCGGCAACGGCCCCAAATCAGCCAGACGCTCAGCCAGTTCGTGCTCGACATACGCGATCAGGTCACGGTAGTGCGCGGGCTTTTGCGCCGCGTCGAGCACTTGAAAACTATCGAGCGCGTAGCCGTGTTGCGTCGTGTAAATCCTGGCTTCGACGATGTTGTAGTTGATTCTCTCGAAAAAAACACAGATGCGCGCGAACAGCCTTTTGCGGTCCGGCGCATAAATCATCACCTGCAAACCCTCGCCGATTGGCGACAAGCGCGCCTTGACGATTGCCCTCGCCGGCCGCACACGGTAGTGCAGCAGCCGCGTATGCCAGGCGATTTCCTGGGCCTCGTGGCGGAGGAAGTAGCTCGTATCGAGCTCGCGCCAGAAAGCGATGTGCGCATCATCCGAGAATCCGTACAGGCGGAGCTTGGCGAGAGCGTCCGCTTGTCGGGCTGCCACCTCGCTATCGACAGTGGCGACGCTGCCGCTGAAATGGCGCCGGGTCGCCTGAAACAGGTTTTCGAGAAGCTTCGCCTTCCAGGCATTCCAGACTTTCGGACTGGTGCCTCGTATATCCGCGACAGTCAGCAGATACAGTGCGACAAGGTGACGATCGTCGCCAACACGCCCCGCGAACGCGGCGATCGCCTCGGGGTCGGACAGATCGCTTTTCTGCGCTGTCGCCGACATCACGAGATGATTTTGCACCAGCCATTCGACCAGCGCGGTATCGGCGGCAGCAAGGCCGTGGTCCAGGCAAAAGCGCCGCGCGTCCACCGCGCCCAGCGCCGAATGATCGCCACCTCGGCCTTTCGCAATATCGTGAAATAACGCGGCCAGGTACAGCGTTTCAGGGCGTTCGAAGGCGGCGATCAGCCGGCTCGCCAACGGGTATTCGTGCTTGAAATCCGCAATCGCGAAACGCTGCAAATTGCGCACGACCTTGAGGATGTGCTCGTCAACCGTGTAGACATGAAACAGGTCGTGCTGCATCTGCCCGACGACGCGGCCGAACGCCGGAATATAACGGCCGAGAATGCCGTACTGATGCATGCGCCGCAGCTCGCGGGTAATGCGGGCGGGCTGGCGCAGAATGTCCAGGAACAGCGCCCGATTTAGCGGGTCCCTGCAGAAAGCCTTATCGATCCGGCGCCTTGCCCGCCACAATGCGCGCAGGGTCGCAGCACTCATCCCTTGCAGCCTCGGGTGCTGCTGCAGCAGTAAAAAACTTTCCAGAATGGCTCTGGGCTGATCCTCGAATAATTGCTCGTCGCGCGCCTCGAGCAGATCGTTGCGTGCGAGGAAGCGGCTATTGATCGCCCGCGGCTCGCTCTCGGCCGCCGGGAAAATGCGCGCCCGCAGATTTTGCAGCATGATCGTAGTGATCTGGCTGACCGATTTCGCGACGCGATAATAACTCTGCATCAGTTGTTCGCTGGCAAGCCGCGTAGGCCTGTCGCGGAAACCGAGTTCGGCGGCTAGGGCTGTCTGGTAATCGAATAGCAGCCGATCTTCGCGCCGCCCGGCGAGGTAGTGGAGGTGTATGCGCAGATTCTGCAGCAGTTGCAGGTCGCGCTTCAGTTGCTGCGCCTCGGCGCCGGTGATGATGGCTTCGCGGACCAGGTCTTGCCAATTG contains:
- a CDS encoding chromosome segregation protein SMC — encoded protein: QDDVDASDAATASGGAGDGASEPEPLRRYLRCNDAAVTPALNEWLHDVYVVPDTSSALPLRAELPPGASLVTREGAIFDRHSVSFHAPDSELHGVLSRKSEIEQLSVRVQDETVAFERAKRAVAEAEREVDQQRDAISAGQASIDGLQRSTHDMQLAILKLSELSGSAARRTAQIAQELEETAVQSALEAEQYEAAQHQLFTHQHQLEALSGQLPIARQRFDETEQALAGQRERTHRAQREAQEQAFNLKTCSNKITELEESIQAVTVNIERISANLVLLSDERHDVDEAGLLDALQQALAARSEKEHALSLARAALQEAEQQLDHTSQERLACEQKLPPLRDRIQDWRLKEQEARLTAEQFACELADAGADEIELAAMQEKGVKSGALQTRLAELGIAISALGAVNLAAFDELKNAGERKTYLDSQAQDLEQAMATLENAIRRIDRETRERLQETFDQVNRQFGEMFPALFGGGHAQLILNGEEILDSGLQVVAKPPGKKNASIHLLSGGEKALTALSLVFSLFQLNPAPFCLLDEVDAPLDDTNTERFCELVRKMAQQTHFLFVSHNKITMQMAHQLIGVTMQELGVSRIVSVDVEEAMKMQEQAIA
- a CDS encoding cell division protein FtsZ is translated as MSDLQIGLVLIGLLAVAAVFAFNRIQEKKYRQRAERAFNQQHADVLLEPQDGAAAGGDDSGYPVRRVARAGRGERIEPQFRVIADVAATPDEENPPAPDDESTRGTEPERAGDDKAAPEVRAMPVASAREAAPARVATGLATATPPLRAAEKLVSPESTIDYVAEVEALQPIAAAKVAELSRKLAEAGKPVHCSVFNPRSAAWEIGLFDTAGSGVGNGAARYTKFRCAIQLADRQGAVSEAQLRMFRAAVTDFASQNRASFECPPVQPALSAARRLDRFCVEADIAIGINVLAEQKPFSGTKIRALAEAAGMKLEQDGAFHMPSEHGATLFTLTNRDSAPFFPEQIRNMTTQGLTLLLDVPRVAAGNRVFNQMIQLGRSLAATLEGKLVDDNRRALNESEFEAIRHQITTVLAAMDAQKISAGSPEALRLFS
- the ligA gene encoding NAD-dependent DNA ligase LigA; protein product: MPADAEARISALRQAIAEHNRRYYLEDAPSISDAEFDALFAELQRLEEQHPELRTADSPTQRIGAPPTQAFAPIAHRVPMLSLNNAFDEDAVRAFDRRAREKLNVDRIVYFCEPKFDGLAINLVYENGWFKRGATRGDGYRGEDVSANLRTIRTLPLKLAAAADLPPKLLEVRGEVLMLKKDFAALNRRQHEHEGRAFVNARNAAAGALRQLDPKLTAARPLTFFAYGVGAAEGIAMPSTQCALLDLLDSMRFPVAVQRERVAGVDGLLSYHVKIAAQRAELPFDIDGVVYKVDDLAQQQALGHVARAPRFALAHKYPAEQAMTMVLDIVVQVGRTGTLTPVAKLCPVFVGGVTVTNATLHNEDEIRRKDVRPGDTVIVRRAGDVIPEVVSVDMTKRQDGPEFVMPALCPVCGSKVERIAGEAASRCTGGLVCPAQRKRAILHFASRRAMDIEGLGDKLVDQLVATGAVKTPADLYVLDRETLIALERMAEKSAQNLIDAIEKSKTPSLPRFFHALGIFGVGEEVARILAQRFGNVDAFLSADWTALIEEKKSIQKENTKRAKSGAEKLPVPLPGVGKEIIESIAAFLSQAANRDVISSLRKRGVHADVLPLASIPQSDQALAGTTFVLTGALPTLTREDAKARIIAAGGKVAGHVSRKTNFVVAGSEAGSKLDLARELQVPILDEAGLLKMIQGEQKA
- the galU gene encoding UTP--glucose-1-phosphate uridylyltransferase GalU — translated: MNKITKAVFPVAGLGTRFLPATKASPKEMLPVVDKPLIQYAVEEAIAAGITELMFVTGRGKRSIEDHFDKAYELEAELQAAGKLKLLRQVRHLLPVEVNCVYVRQAEARGLGHAVLCAKQLIGDQPFAVLLADDLIDGEPPVLQQMVEHFAEAQCSILGVQHVARKETTQYGMIQTGTAKGRLHEVSGIVEKPRPENAPSSLGVVGRYVLTPRIFHHLAATAAGAGKEIQLTDAIDALRREERVLAYEFDGKRYDCGSKLGYLKATVAYALRHEEVGQDFRDYLQWISSQPIEPAERRRTGRT
- a CDS encoding hypoxanthine-guanine phosphoribosyltransferase; the protein is MLSADEARRLLASADQIYSAAEVTQAVGRLANEIADRLASHLPLVLSVMGGSVVFTGQLLPLLNFPLDFDYIHVSRYGDSTEGGAIHWKVGPRDIVADRVVLVLDDILDEGQTLAAVRSRILQAGAREFYSAVFADKDIGRSKPIQADFVGLSVPDRFVFGFGMDVNGAWRNLPAIYALPSNHRP
- a CDS encoding S-methyl-5'-thioinosine phosphorylase, which gives rise to MLAIIAGSGLTKLANLELTSRQVIRTPYGEPSGALTFGKIGGHDVVFLARHGYGHTIPPHLVNYRANIWALHAQKVSGVISLASVGGIRDDLEPGTLLIPDQIIDYTWGRKSTFFDGTDKAVTHIDFTLPYCGKLRSRCLAAAQKAGQPVIDGGVYAATQGPRLETAAEIDRLARDGADIVGMTGMPEAALAREIGLSYAAIAVVANYAAGRKASMERVKLDAIYAVLQESLSKVKSVLDRMVAASGD
- a CDS encoding peptide deformylase; this translates as MAIRPILRMGDPRLLGKARPVAAFNTAELDALVADMRDTMLNADGAGLAAPQIGIGLQVMIFGVEHNPRYPDAEPVPYTVLINPTIEPIGEETDEMWEGCLSIPDMRGLVRRHSRLHYRGYDAQGTLLDRCVEGFHARVVQHEYDHLQGILFPMRIPDLRFFGFTDALFSAQPAVDEPADNGI
- a CDS encoding DUF2802 domain-containing protein, with amino-acid sequence MLDTLIQEPLAAALLVGLLALAGAGALVIRRWLSEHGARAERKSLQQISELREQVQSLQADVKHLKRNQHATTPYGQAILMAQQGLDAREVAAVCGLSRGEAELIVALYKTHYS
- a CDS encoding [protein-PII] uridylyltransferase, with product MLQPISGKPARSAASDRKKDIAQQRASLRVRYRRNGSATRLLHSHSALVDRHLKLAWQRLAMPGSAALLAVGGYGRGELFPRSDVDLLILLPQAADDDLKRRLEALVGELWDLGLEVGHSVRTIAQSLEQAAADVTVLTNLLEARPLCGDSALFQKFTQAIAQAIEPRDFFAKKLREQQLRHARFQDSAYNLEPNVKESPGGLRDLQNILWISRSANLGSNWQDLVREAIITGAEAQQLKRDLQLLQNLRIHLHYLAGRREDRLLFDYQTALAAELGFRDRPTRLASEQLMQSYYRVAKSVSQITTIMLQNLRARIFPAAESEPRAINSRFLARNDLLEARDEQLFEDQPRAILESFLLLQQHPRLQGMSAATLRALWRARRRIDKAFCRDPLNRALFLDILRQPARITRELRRMHQYGILGRYIPAFGRVVGQMQHDLFHVYTVDEHILKVVRNLQRFAIADFKHEYPLASRLIAAFERPETLYLAALFHDIAKGRGGDHSALGAVDARRFCLDHGLAAADTALVEWLVQNHLVMSATAQKSDLSDPEAIAAFAGRVGDDRHLVALYLLTVADIRGTSPKVWNAWKAKLLENLFQATRRHFSGSVATVDSEVAARQADALAKLRLYGFSDDAHIAFWRELDTSYFLRHEAQEIAWHTRLLHYRVRPARAIVKARLSPIGEGLQVMIYAPDRKRLFARICVFFERINYNIVEARIYTTQHGYALDSFQVLDAAQKPAHYRDLIAYVEHELAERLADLGPLPPPVNPRLSRQVKHFPMAPQVSIEPHEKREYQVLSLVAADRPGLLSRVARTLAEFDVSVHTARINTLGQRAEDIFLITGSHLQDADRLLRLKQALLDQLKA